A genome region from Setaria italica strain Yugu1 chromosome III, Setaria_italica_v2.0, whole genome shotgun sequence includes the following:
- the LOC111256823 gene encoding senescence associated gene 20-like, protein MRLLTGGAGAGGLPFKIRSLDAFGPTVLAEGTDATGALYWVHAWTVGSGGRVTEVREYCNTALVVTRLGGDGDAAAAAASETAKAACSQSQSKQVWQSRLPDRARRNLPGLVLAI, encoded by the coding sequence ATGCGCCTGCTcaccggcggcgctggcgccggcggcctcccgTTCAAAATCCGGTCCCTGGACGCGTTCGGACCCACCGTGCTGGCGGAGGGCACCGACGCGACGGGCGCGCTGTACTGGGTGCACGCGTGGACCGTGGGTTCCGGCGGCCGCGTCACCGAGGTGCGCGAGTACTGCAACACCGCGCTCGTCGTGACGAGGCTCGGTGgtgacggcgacgccgccgcggcggctgcgtcggagacggcgaaggcggcgtgCTCGCAGTCTCAGTCGAAGCAGGTGTGGCAGAGCCGGCTGCCCGACCGGGCTCGCAGGAACCTCCCTGGCCTCGTGCTTGCCATCTGA
- the LOC101772009 gene encoding uncharacterized protein LOC101772009, producing the protein MEAAVHDQGHHAAAAINGDLAVELVGERNNAAASVIPVVGQEGRPEESARRLVRRLHPAFVARAWWRWLKHPAHLALVAWALCVAASGSMLGLLLLGALDGAFPRRSLRNRWIEVNNQVLNALFTLMSIYQHPALFHHAVLLLRWRPGDAKELREAYFRKVAGAGAVARPRRGERGHMSVVVALLHVACFAQYAMCGLYWGYSRKARPDAAETSLVVGGTAAPVIAGLYMYFSPLGRRRGGPSVHQEPDDRSATDDDGGSIAAEAAAGAEGAEWAGGLLDVGDDPTACWLSCLCTFCVFGWNMERLGFGNAYVHAVMFALLCFAPLWVLNAAAANIRDEAVGDAVGAAGVVLCALGLLYGGFWRARMRRKYGLPGGDTCRAGSPCLIDYLRWMFCWSCALAQEVRTANLLLDVEAGSVHRRDSDGGRADAGVITLQPLPRENGIKPSCQGGSSHPATPAIIYAHPVRLANYSPCRGDESPLLRQEQCSSSSSGEMTPPVPPLIEKDECGRGQ; encoded by the coding sequence ATGGAAGCCGCCGTCCATGATCAAGGTCACCACGCTGCCGCAGCGATCAATGGCGACCTGGCGGTCGAGCTCGTCGGAGAGCGCAACAATGCTGCCGCTTCCGTCATTCCCGTGGTCGGGCAAGAAGGGCGGCCCGAGGAAAGCGCTCGCCGCCTCGTCCGGAGGCTCCACCCGGCGTTCGTCGCGCGCGCGTGGTGGCGCTGGCTGAAGCACCCGGCGCACCTCGCCCTGGTGGCGTGGGCGCTCTGCGTGGCAGCGTCGGGCTCCATGctgggcctcctcctcctcggcgccctTGACGGCGCCTTCCCGCGCCGGTCCCTCCGCAACCGGTGGATCGAGGTCAACAACCAGGTGCTCAACGCGCTCTTCACGCTCATGAGCATCTACCAGCACCCCGCGCTCTtccaccacgccgtcctgcTCCTCCGGTGGCGCCCCGGCGACGCCAAGGAGCTCAGGGAGGCCTACTTCCGGAAggtcgccggtgccggcgcggtggcgcgccctcgccgcggcgAGCGGGGTCACATGTCCGTTGTGGTCGCGCTCCTGCACGTCGCCTGCTTCGCGCAGTACGCCATGTGCGGGCTCTACTGGGGGTACTCCCGCAAGGcgcggccggacgccgccgagACCTCGCTCGTCGTTGGCGGCACCGCCGCGCCGGTGATCGCCGGCCTGTACATGTATTTCAGCCCGTTGGGGAGGAGACGCGGTGGGCCGAGCGTGCACCAAGAACCGGACGATCGCTCTGccaccgacgacgacggtggcagCATCGCCgctgaggcggcggccggcgcggagggggCGGAGTGGGCAGGCGGGCTGCTCGACGTCGGCGACGACCCCACGGCGTGCTGGCTCTCGTGCCTCTGCACCTTCTGCGTGTTCGGGTGGAACATGGAGCGCCTGGGCTTCGGGAACGCGTACGTGCACGCCGTAATGTTCGCGCTGCTCTGCTTCGCGCCGCTCTGGGTGCTCAACGCCGCCGCAGCGAACATTCGGGACGAGGCCGTCGGCGACGCGGTCGGCGCGGCGGGGGTCGTGCTCTGCGCGCTCGGCCTGCTCTACGGCGGGTTCTGGCGCGCGCGGATGCGGCGAAAGTACGGGCTCCCCGGCGGTGACACGTGCCGCGCCGGCTCGCCGTGCCTTATCGACTACCTCCGGTGGATGTTCTGCTGGAGCTGCGCGCTGGCGCAGGAGGTGCGAACGGCGAACCTCCTCCTCGACGTTGAGGCCGGCAGCGTCCACCGGAGAGACTCCGACGGCGGGCGAGCTGATGCTGGCGTCATCACCCTGCAGCCTTTGCCGAGGGAGAACGGGATCAAGCCGTCTTGTCAGGGAGGGTCTTCGCATCCTGCAACGCCGGCGATCATTTACGCCCACCCTGTTCGGCTGGCGAATTACTCTCCGTGTCGAGGCGACGAGTCGCCATTGCTGCGGCAGGAGCAGTGTAGTAGTTCTTCTTCTGGAGAAATGACGCCACCTGTCCCGCCATTGATAGAGAAAGACGAATGCGGTCGTGGTCAGTGA